A genome region from Triticum aestivum cultivar Chinese Spring chromosome 2B, IWGSC CS RefSeq v2.1, whole genome shotgun sequence includes the following:
- the LOC123040688 gene encoding protein SRC2 has translation MAYRMLEVTLQSARNLKNVNLMSRLEVYAVATISGDPMTRQCTPPDPYGGRHPTWNTTLRFTVPPTAAAGASGCLHVLLRTERSLGDRDVGEVVVPLTDILGLGGSFRDPRDLGPRPPQFAVYHVRRVHRPADTYGVLYLSYRLGGVVLPQPPHPHPHAPHPHHVHAAAAHEEEHHVVAYPVAARPSFHHHQPYAYMPAPALMPPPPQHSAQASSGSGGHMSSSPPSPRAYGGGGHMALAPPLSKAYGYGHLSMPPLQASGHTAAPLQASGHMATPPAPQKAAAGYAAGSTWTRNNGSADLGIGGGMMAGDMMSDAAAYNAGYRAGMAREWSGVRGAVY, from the coding sequence ATGGCGTACAGGATGCTGGAGGTGACCCTCCAGTCGGCCAGGAACCTCAAGAACGTCAACCTCATGTCGCGCCTCGAGGTGTACGCCGTGGCCACCATCTCCGGCGACCCCATGACGCGCCAGTGCACCCCGCCGGACCCCTACGGCGGCCGCCaccccacctggaacaccacgcTCCGCTTCACCGtcccgcccaccgccgccgccggcgccagcggctgcctccacgtcctcctccgcacCGAGCGCTCCCTCGGCGACCGCGACGTCGGCGAGGTCGTCGTCCCGCTCACCGACATCCTCGGCCTCGGCGGCTCCTTCCGCGACCCGCGCGACCTCGGCCCCCGCCCCCCGCAGTTCGCCGTCTACCACGTCCGCAGGGTGCACCGCCCCGCCGACACCTACGGCGTGCTCTACCTCTCCTACCGCCTCGGCGGCGTCGTCCTGCCGCAGCCCCCTCACCCTCATCCTCATGCGCCGCACCCGCACCACGTCCACGCCGCTGCCGCTCACGAGGAAGAGCACCACGTCGTCGCGTACCCGGTGGCGGCGCGGCCGTCGTTCCATCATCACCAGCCGTACGCCTACATGCCGGCCCCGGCgctcatgccgccgccgccgcagcactcCGCGCAAGCTTCTTCCGGTTCCGGTGGGCACATGTCGTCCTCGCCGCCGTCTCCACGGGCTTATGGTGGTGGTGGGCATATGGCCCTAGCTCCGCCGCTTTCAAAGGCTTACGGTTACGGGCACCTGTCGATGCCGCCGCTCCAAGCCTCTGGGCACACGGCCGCGCCGCTCCAAGCCTCTGGTCACATGGCCACGCCGCCGGCGCCTCAAAAAGCAGCTGCCGGATACGCAGCCGGCTCGACATGGACGAGGAATAACGGCAGCGCGGACTTGGGCATCGGCGGCGGGATGATGGCCGGCGACATGATGTCGGACGCCGCGGCGTACAACGCCGGGTACAGGGCCGGGATGGCCCGCGAGTGGAGCGGGGTCCGCGGGGCGGTGTACTAG